One segment of Geminicoccaceae bacterium DNA contains the following:
- a CDS encoding coproporphyrinogen III oxidase codes for MGSGQGWSAESCGKRHDVNRAGDDAGASGDELPGRGIYIHWPFCKAKCPYCDFNSHVRGGVDHDRWRRALVRELEHGHASGFAGPVQSVFFGGGTPSLMQPETVAAIVARIGKLWTVASNVEITLEANPTSVEAGKFRGFRDAGVNRVSLGVQSLNDAALRFLGREHDAREAIRAVELALATFDRVSIDLIYARAGQSRSEWLAELDAATALGTRHLSLYQLTIEPGTRFHALHGRGVLPVMGDEEQAALFEATRHHMRDRGFSAYEVSNFAQAGEESRHNLVYWRYGDYLGIGPGAHGRLSLGNTRLATRTIRQPDAWLSAVEASGHGEEPRDRLDRDVMAMEALMMGLRLDEGIPLERLERLAGRPRDELFDRSALDRAFRSGWVTLCRDGKGDDRLRATDSGILILDRLLADISR; via the coding sequence ATGGGGTCCGGGCAGGGATGGAGTGCCGAGAGTTGTGGAAAGCGGCATGATGTGAATCGGGCGGGTGATGATGCCGGGGCTTCCGGCGATGAATTGCCCGGACGCGGAATCTATATCCACTGGCCATTCTGCAAGGCCAAGTGTCCCTATTGTGATTTCAACAGTCATGTCCGTGGGGGCGTCGATCATGACCGCTGGCGCCGCGCGCTCGTCCGCGAGCTGGAACATGGCCATGCGAGCGGTTTTGCCGGGCCGGTTCAGTCCGTCTTCTTCGGCGGGGGAACGCCGTCCCTGATGCAGCCTGAAACGGTGGCGGCCATTGTTGCCCGCATTGGGAAATTGTGGACGGTCGCATCGAATGTCGAGATCACATTGGAGGCCAATCCGACCTCCGTGGAGGCCGGCAAGTTTCGGGGCTTTCGCGATGCCGGTGTGAACAGGGTATCCCTTGGCGTCCAGTCGCTGAACGACGCGGCCTTGCGCTTTCTCGGCCGCGAGCATGATGCGCGGGAAGCCATTCGCGCAGTCGAGCTCGCCCTGGCCACCTTCGACAGGGTGAGCATTGACCTGATCTACGCCAGAGCGGGACAGTCACGATCCGAGTGGCTCGCGGAGCTGGATGCCGCGACAGCCCTGGGGACCCGTCATCTCTCGCTGTATCAGCTCACCATCGAACCCGGCACGCGGTTTCATGCGCTGCATGGGCGGGGGGTCCTGCCGGTCATGGGCGACGAGGAGCAGGCGGCCCTGTTCGAGGCTACCCGACACCATATGCGTGACCGGGGCTTTAGCGCGTATGAGGTTTCGAACTTCGCGCAGGCTGGCGAAGAGTCGCGGCACAATCTGGTGTATTGGCGTTACGGGGATTATCTCGGCATCGGTCCCGGTGCCCATGGTCGTCTGAGCCTGGGAAATACCCGTCTCGCGACCCGGACCATTCGCCAGCCCGATGCATGGCTATCTGCTGTGGAGGCATCCGGGCATGGTGAAGAACCGCGCGACCGGCTCGACAGGGATGTCATGGCGATGGAAGCATTGATGATGGGGCTGCGGCTGGATGAAGGTATACCGCTGGAACGGCTGGAGCGACTGGCCGGGCGCCCACGGGACGAACTCTTTGATCGCAGCGCGCTGGACCGCGCCTTTCGTTCGGGCTGGGTCACCCTGTGCCGGGACGGGAAGGGGGACGACCGGTTACGGGCAACGGATAGCGGAATTCTCATCCTTGACCGGTTACTTGCCGATATCAGTCGGTGA
- the petA gene encoding ubiquinol-cytochrome c reductase iron-sulfur subunit yields the protein MAASATQSDHAGGGTRRDFLEVLAWSSAAVGAGCLALPLIDSMNPSADVLALSSTEVNISGIDEGMAITVTWRGSPVFVRHRTPEEIEEAETVNVADLRDPQTDESRVEKPAWLVVMGVCTHLGCVPVGNLPTDNRGEFGGWFCPCHGSQFDTSGRIRKGPAPLNLPVPPYTFLSDDVIKIG from the coding sequence ATGGCCGCTTCGGCTACTCAGTCGGATCATGCTGGTGGCGGTACACGCCGCGATTTTCTTGAGGTGTTGGCTTGGTCGTCGGCTGCGGTAGGTGCCGGCTGCCTGGCATTGCCTTTGATCGACAGCATGAATCCATCGGCGGACGTGCTTGCATTGTCCTCCACGGAGGTGAACATCTCCGGCATCGACGAGGGCATGGCCATCACGGTTACCTGGCGTGGCTCGCCGGTTTTCGTTCGGCATCGGACACCTGAGGAAATCGAGGAAGCCGAAACCGTCAACGTGGCGGATCTTCGTGATCCCCAGACCGACGAGTCGCGGGTCGAAAAGCCCGCATGGCTTGTCGTGATGGGCGTTTGCACCCATCTTGGCTGCGTTCCCGTGGGTAACCTGCCCACGGACAACCGTGGTGAATTCGGCGGCTGGTTCTGCCCTTGCCACGGTTCCCAGTTCGATACCTCTGGTCGAATTCGCAAGGGTCCAGCGCCTTTGAATCTTCCGGTGCCCCCTTACACCTTCCTGTCCGACGACGTGATCAAGATCGGTTAA
- a CDS encoding cytochrome b N-terminal domain-containing protein, with amino-acid sequence MSASHEKPVFKNGMLRWVDDRLPVVTVMYNAIGPGHPTPKNLSYWWNFGSLAGLMLGLQIITGIVLAMHYDPNAAQAFDSVEHIMRDVNFGWLLRYAHANGASMFFIVVYIHIFRGLYYGSYKAPRELLWMIGVVILLLMMATAFMGYVLPWGQMSFWGAKVITNLFSAIPFFGESIVTWLWGGFNVGAPTLNRFFALHYLLPFIIAGVVILHVWALHQFGSNNPVGIDVTDKDMIPFHPYYTVKDLFGIGVFLIFFAAFVFFAPNMLGHPDNYIPANPLSTPPHIVPEWYFLPFYAILRSTVYEQLFTPLAVFGWFGITAKLMGVLFMFASIAVLLFLPWLDTSRVRSARFRPIYKWVYWLLFVDVVVLTWVGGQVPDTTIVYIGQVGTAYYFFHFLILMPILGKIERPLALPDSINKPVLGQAQTQPAE; translated from the coding sequence ATGAGTGCAAGCCACGAAAAACCTGTATTCAAGAACGGCATGCTGCGGTGGGTGGATGATCGCCTGCCCGTCGTCACCGTCATGTACAATGCCATCGGTCCGGGACATCCCACACCGAAAAACCTGAGTTACTGGTGGAATTTCGGGTCGCTTGCCGGCCTTATGCTCGGCCTGCAGATCATCACCGGCATCGTGCTGGCGATGCACTACGATCCGAACGCCGCCCAGGCGTTCGATTCGGTCGAGCACATCATGCGGGACGTGAATTTCGGATGGCTGCTGCGCTACGCACATGCCAACGGTGCATCGATGTTCTTCATCGTGGTCTATATCCACATCTTCCGGGGCCTCTATTACGGCTCATACAAGGCTCCTCGTGAGCTGTTGTGGATGATCGGCGTCGTCATCCTGCTGTTGATGATGGCCACCGCGTTCATGGGTTATGTGCTTCCCTGGGGCCAGATGAGCTTCTGGGGTGCCAAGGTGATCACCAATCTGTTCTCGGCCATCCCCTTCTTCGGCGAGAGCATCGTCACCTGGCTGTGGGGCGGCTTCAATGTGGGTGCGCCGACACTGAACCGGTTCTTCGCCCTGCATTACCTGCTGCCCTTCATCATCGCAGGTGTCGTGATCCTGCATGTGTGGGCATTGCATCAGTTCGGCTCGAACAACCCGGTAGGGATCGATGTCACCGACAAGGACATGATCCCCTTCCACCCGTATTACACGGTGAAGGACCTGTTCGGCATCGGTGTCTTCCTCATCTTCTTCGCTGCCTTCGTGTTCTTCGCCCCGAACATGCTCGGTCATCCGGATAACTATATCCCGGCCAATCCTCTCTCCACTCCGCCACACATCGTGCCTGAATGGTATTTCCTGCCATTCTACGCGATCCTGCGTTCCACGGTGTACGAGCAGTTGTTCACGCCTCTGGCTGTCTTCGGCTGGTTCGGCATCACCGCGAAACTGATGGGCGTCCTGTTCATGTTCGCCTCGATCGCGGTGCTCCTGTTCTTGCCGTGGCTCGACACCTCCCGGGTCCGCAGCGCCCGGTTCCGCCCGATCTACAAGTGGGTCTACTGGCTGCTGTTCGTGGACGTGGTGGTTCTGACCTGGGTTGGCGGACAGGTTCCCGACACAACGATCGTCTATATCGGCCAGGTCGGTACCGCCTACTACTTCTTCCACTTCCTCATTCTCATGCCGATCCTGGGCAAGATCGAGCGGCCGCTTGCCCTGCCCGACAGTATCAACAAGCCCGTCCTCGGACAGGCGCAGACCCAGCCGGCGGAGTGA
- a CDS encoding cytochrome c1, with amino-acid sequence MTAHEIKTFLGAALVAFGLTSTAALAAGEEVELLDGNFQHQGPFGTFDKAAVQRGFQVFKTVCATCHSAKYLAFRDLEDLGYTEDQVKAIAAEYTVTDGPNDDGEMFERPAAPFDYFPHPFPNDNAARAANGGGLPPDLSLITKAREGGEDYTYSLLLGYEEAPADVEVGEGMSYNAYFPGHQIKMPQPLYGDDVTYQDNTSSDIHQEAHDVVSFLHWLAEPKMEERKRTGIKAMIFLVIFSGIFYAYKRRIWADLH; translated from the coding sequence ATGACTGCCCATGAGATAAAGACCTTCCTCGGTGCCGCCCTCGTCGCATTCGGCCTGACATCGACCGCGGCACTGGCAGCGGGCGAGGAAGTCGAGCTCCTCGATGGAAATTTCCAGCATCAGGGCCCGTTCGGTACCTTTGACAAGGCCGCGGTACAGCGCGGGTTTCAGGTCTTCAAGACCGTCTGCGCGACCTGTCACTCGGCCAAGTATCTGGCGTTCCGCGACCTGGAGGATCTCGGTTACACGGAAGACCAGGTGAAGGCGATCGCGGCCGAATACACGGTTACCGATGGTCCGAATGATGACGGAGAGATGTTCGAGCGGCCTGCGGCCCCCTTCGACTATTTCCCGCACCCCTTCCCCAATGACAATGCCGCCCGCGCCGCCAATGGAGGGGGTCTACCGCCGGATCTTTCCCTGATCACGAAGGCTCGCGAAGGCGGCGAGGACTACACATACAGCCTGCTACTGGGCTATGAAGAGGCTCCCGCCGACGTCGAAGTCGGCGAGGGCATGTCCTACAATGCCTACTTCCCGGGTCATCAGATCAAGATGCCGCAGCCGCTGTACGGCGATGACGTCACCTATCAGGACAACACGAGTTCCGACATCCATCAGGAAGCTCATGATGTCGTGTCCTTCCTGCACTGGCTTGCCGAGCCCAAGATGGAGGAGCGCAAGCGTACCGGCATCAAGGCGATGATCTTCCTGGTGATATTCAGTGGCATTTTCTATGCCTACAAGCGTCGGATCTGGGCGGACCTGCACTAG
- a CDS encoding ABC transporter substrate-binding protein, protein MRYICRTILVTIVVSLIAVAPSRAAAPVKVGALLGVTGLLADFVPPMLDSMRLAIRQINEQGGVLDGRTLELVIADSMATSGGAVAAANRLVEEEKVVAVLGALSSAATMASATAVTIPNRVVMISPTATAPELTSLVDDDYVFRVLPGIDSQGKTLARIVYSQDIASVAVTYVNNDYGVGIADGFRQGFEALGGEITGILAHEERRDSYRAPLAALGGKGSDSLVVIARAGSSGIAIIRSALENGTFKRFIGTDGLLDDRLPEQIDPADIGASFVAAPVRAAGGKSAALFDQAYEKTYGSTEDKFFIEHAYDAAFLIGLAIERAGSGDRTAIRDALREVANPPGSKVLPGEWEKAKKLIAAGEDIDYEGAGGPVDFDEAGNVPGLTGRFVIENGAFVETGVFR, encoded by the coding sequence ATGAGGTACATTTGTCGAACGATCCTTGTCACCATCGTTGTCAGCCTGATCGCGGTTGCTCCTTCCCGCGCAGCTGCACCGGTCAAGGTCGGCGCGCTTCTGGGGGTTACGGGACTGCTGGCCGATTTCGTTCCGCCCATGCTCGATTCGATGAGGCTCGCGATCAGGCAGATCAACGAACAGGGCGGAGTGCTCGACGGGCGAACCCTTGAACTCGTCATTGCCGACTCGATGGCCACGAGCGGAGGTGCGGTCGCCGCTGCCAACAGACTGGTGGAGGAAGAGAAGGTCGTCGCCGTGCTTGGCGCGCTATCCTCGGCCGCGACCATGGCATCCGCGACCGCCGTGACCATACCGAACAGGGTGGTCATGATCTCACCAACAGCAACTGCACCGGAGCTGACCAGTCTCGTCGACGATGATTATGTCTTCAGGGTGCTCCCGGGAATTGACAGTCAAGGGAAGACCCTGGCGAGGATCGTCTACTCGCAGGATATCGCCAGCGTGGCTGTCACCTACGTCAACAATGACTACGGCGTCGGTATTGCCGACGGGTTCAGACAGGGATTTGAAGCGCTTGGCGGCGAGATCACGGGAATTCTGGCGCACGAGGAGCGACGGGACAGCTATCGCGCGCCACTGGCGGCGCTTGGCGGCAAGGGAAGCGATAGCCTGGTGGTCATCGCCCGGGCCGGGAGTTCGGGTATCGCGATTATTCGCAGCGCTCTCGAAAATGGCACCTTCAAGCGCTTTATCGGTACGGACGGATTGCTGGACGATCGTTTGCCGGAACAGATCGATCCTGCCGACATCGGGGCGTCGTTCGTTGCCGCGCCGGTGCGTGCGGCAGGGGGCAAGTCGGCGGCCCTGTTCGATCAGGCCTATGAAAAGACCTACGGCAGCACCGAGGACAAGTTCTTCATCGAACATGCCTATGATGCGGCCTTCCTCATTGGTCTTGCCATTGAACGAGCCGGATCTGGCGACCGTACGGCGATACGCGATGCGTTGCGGGAGGTTGCCAATCCACCCGGCTCCAAGGTGCTGCCCGGCGAATGGGAGAAGGCGAAAAAGCTCATCGCCGCGGGAGAGGACATCGACTACGAAGGGGCGGGTGGCCCGGTCGATTTCGATGAGGCAGGCAACGTTCCCGGCTTGACAGGCCGGTTCGTCATCGAGAATGGAGCGTTTGTCGAAACGGGCGTATTTCGTTAG
- a CDS encoding tRNA (cytidine(34)-2'-O)-methyltransferase has protein sequence MIEIVMYQPDIPGNLGACMRLCACLDLGLHVIEPAGFPLRDARLKRAAMDYAGRARLCRHASFEAFRNDRQGRLVLLSTTASEIYTGFRFEPGDLLLLGRESAGVPPEVHGAANARLRIPMAPGERSLNVVIAAAMVAGEALRQFTSK, from the coding sequence ATGATCGAGATTGTCATGTACCAGCCCGACATTCCGGGAAATCTGGGGGCATGCATGCGGCTTTGTGCCTGCCTTGACCTCGGTTTGCATGTTATCGAACCGGCCGGTTTTCCGCTCAGGGATGCGAGGCTCAAAAGGGCGGCAATGGATTATGCGGGCCGTGCCCGACTGTGCCGCCACGCGAGCTTTGAAGCCTTTCGCAACGACAGGCAGGGGCGGCTGGTGCTGCTGTCGACGACCGCGTCCGAAATCTACACGGGTTTCCGTTTCGAGCCGGGGGACCTGCTGTTGCTCGGTCGCGAAAGCGCCGGTGTGCCTCCAGAGGTTCACGGTGCCGCGAATGCCCGGTTGCGAATTCCCATGGCGCCGGGCGAGCGTTCCCTGAACGTGGTGATCGCCGCGGCCATGGTCGCAGGCGAGGCCCTTCGGCAATTCACATCGAAATGA
- a CDS encoding VOC family protein, whose translation MRYLHTMVRVKNLDDSLDFYCNKMGMKEVRRIENEGGRFTLVFLSATDDEAAAGEHRAPLLELTYNWDPEEYTGGRNFGHLAYEVDNVYEFCRRMMDMGVTINRPPREGRMAFIKSPDGISFEILQKDGNLPVEEPWASMPNTGTW comes from the coding sequence ATGCGCTATCTGCACACGATGGTTCGCGTAAAGAATCTGGACGACTCACTCGACTTCTATTGCAACAAGATGGGCATGAAGGAAGTTCGCCGCATCGAGAATGAAGGCGGTCGCTTCACGCTCGTATTCCTCAGTGCGACGGATGATGAAGCCGCCGCCGGGGAACACCGGGCGCCGTTGCTGGAGTTGACCTACAACTGGGATCCCGAGGAGTACACCGGCGGCCGCAATTTCGGCCATCTGGCCTATGAGGTCGACAATGTCTACGAATTCTGCCGGCGGATGATGGACATGGGCGTCACGATCAATCGTCCGCCCCGCGAAGGCCGGATGGCGTTCATCAAGTCACCCGATGGCATCTCCTTCGAGATCCTGCAAAAGGACGGCAACCTTCCCGTGGAAGAGCCCTGGGCTTCAATGCCCAATACCGGAACCTGGTAG
- a CDS encoding glutamine amidotransferase produces MRPFLILQLRPEDITSDDEYRAILEHGGLDAGETVRIRIEYTGIPEDLDPLAYSAIIVGGSPFDVSTPAREKSAVQKRIEADFSHLLDRIVEHDHPFLGACSGNGLLGSWCGATISRRFGEPVGGVDLRLSDEARDDPLLAGFPPTFRALLGHKEACDVTPPGAVLLASSATCPVQMFRVKNNVYATQFHPEGDPEGFILRIETYRHHGYFAPADADRLIASVREEHTPWAHLLLRRFVQRFRQRQDICRRWR; encoded by the coding sequence ATGCGCCCCTTTCTCATCCTGCAGTTGCGCCCTGAAGACATCACCAGCGACGACGAATACCGTGCGATCCTCGAACATGGCGGGCTCGATGCCGGCGAGACGGTACGGATCCGCATCGAGTACACCGGCATCCCCGAAGACCTCGACCCGCTTGCATACAGTGCCATCATTGTCGGCGGCAGCCCGTTCGATGTGAGCACACCGGCCCGCGAGAAAAGTGCCGTCCAGAAACGCATCGAAGCGGATTTCAGCCACCTCCTCGACCGCATCGTCGAACACGACCACCCCTTTCTCGGCGCCTGTTCCGGCAATGGCCTGCTCGGCAGTTGGTGTGGTGCGACGATCTCGCGACGCTTTGGCGAACCTGTCGGCGGGGTCGACCTCAGGCTGAGCGATGAGGCCCGCGACGATCCCCTGCTCGCAGGCTTCCCGCCGACCTTCCGCGCCCTGCTCGGGCACAAGGAAGCCTGTGACGTGACACCGCCCGGAGCCGTTCTGCTCGCCTCCAGTGCCACCTGCCCGGTCCAGATGTTCCGGGTGAAGAACAATGTCTACGCCACCCAGTTCCATCCCGAGGGTGACCCCGAAGGCTTCATCCTGCGCATCGAAACCTATCGTCACCACGGCTATTTCGCGCCCGCGGATGCCGACCGCCTCATTGCCTCCGTCCGCGAGGAACATACCCCCTGGGCCCATTTGCTTCTGCGCCGCTTCGTCCAGCGCTTCCGTCAACGGCAGGATATCTGTCGCCGATGGCGATGA
- a CDS encoding MFS transporter, with translation MRFLNLAHFIDHYFMLIFPTAVLALSERWGMSYAEALKLGTPAFVLFAAATLPFGWLGDRFGGVPMMRLFFFGMGSSAIAVGFAGGPVMFMAGMAGIGLFAAIYHPVATAMIVALTPERGRALGINGVYGNLGVALAAAITGGLVAFASWRAAFIVPGIVALVTGAFYLRQSRPTTRQGAGEKAPHPEPRPDSREQLRVFIVVGVTALFSGLVFAGVTVSMPKLFEERLHDTGLGIGGIGAITTTVFFSASFTQLFTGRLIDRIGARPILLFASGSTGPLLVALALLPGYGVLPLAVPLMLVIFGAVPVTSWLLSHYVSRAWRSRAYSMQFLLALGVNAGIIPLISGVYEQTGSTAMLFLILAGASLVVFLASLSLPGFVSHIAGSRPLASGPGTA, from the coding sequence ATGAGGTTTCTCAATCTCGCGCATTTCATAGATCACTACTTCATGCTCATATTCCCCACTGCGGTACTGGCGCTGAGCGAACGATGGGGCATGAGCTATGCCGAAGCGTTGAAGTTGGGAACGCCGGCCTTTGTGCTGTTTGCCGCCGCAACGCTGCCCTTCGGCTGGCTCGGGGACCGTTTCGGTGGTGTGCCGATGATGCGGCTGTTCTTTTTCGGCATGGGATCGTCGGCCATCGCCGTCGGTTTCGCAGGCGGGCCCGTCATGTTCATGGCCGGCATGGCCGGAATCGGGTTGTTCGCAGCAATCTATCATCCGGTGGCGACAGCCATGATCGTGGCCCTTACCCCGGAGCGCGGCCGGGCTCTCGGCATCAATGGTGTCTATGGCAACCTCGGTGTGGCCCTCGCGGCAGCGATCACGGGAGGTCTTGTCGCCTTCGCCAGCTGGCGGGCGGCGTTCATCGTGCCGGGTATCGTGGCCTTGGTGACGGGAGCATTCTACCTGCGGCAATCCCGACCGACCACCCGTCAGGGTGCGGGTGAAAAGGCTCCACACCCGGAACCCCGGCCGGACAGCCGCGAGCAGCTCCGGGTCTTTATCGTCGTTGGAGTGACAGCGCTCTTCAGCGGACTCGTCTTCGCGGGAGTGACGGTTTCAATGCCCAAGCTGTTCGAGGAACGCCTGCATGACACCGGCCTCGGGATCGGCGGCATCGGTGCCATCACCACGACCGTGTTCTTTTCCGCGTCATTTACACAATTGTTCACCGGCCGCCTCATCGATCGTATCGGAGCCAGGCCCATCCTCCTGTTTGCCAGTGGAAGCACGGGACCGTTGCTGGTGGCGCTGGCGCTCCTGCCGGGCTACGGCGTCTTGCCGCTGGCGGTACCGCTCATGCTGGTCATCTTCGGTGCCGTCCCGGTGACGAGCTGGCTGCTAAGCCACTACGTGTCCCGGGCATGGCGGAGCCGTGCCTATTCGATGCAGTTTCTCCTGGCGCTGGGTGTAAACGCCGGGATCATACCGCTGATCTCCGGTGTTTACGAGCAGACCGGATCGACGGCGATGCTGTTCCTGATCCTTGCGGGTGCGTCCCTGGTGGTTTTCCTGGCCTCGCTCAGTCTGCCCGGGTTCGTTTCCCATATCGCGGGCAGCCGGCCTCTGGCATCGGGTCCCGGTACCGCGTAG